A single region of the Sorghum bicolor cultivar BTx623 chromosome 9, Sorghum_bicolor_NCBIv3, whole genome shotgun sequence genome encodes:
- the LOC8076875 gene encoding DNA-directed RNA polymerase II subunit RPB7, whose protein sequence is MFFHIVLERNMQLHPRHFGPHLRDKLVSKLIKDVEGTCSGRHGFVVAITGVEDIGKGLIREGTGYVTFPVKYQCVVFRPFKGEILEAVVTMVNKMGFFAEAGPVQIFVSNHLIPDDMEFQSGDVPNYTTSDGSVKIQKESEVRLKIIGTRVDATEIFCIGTIKDDFLGVISDPGAAV, encoded by the exons ATGTTCTTCCACATCGTGCTGGAGCGGAACATGCAGCTGCACCCGCGGCACTTCGGGCCGCACCTCCGCGACAAGCTCGTCTCCAAGCTCATCAAGGATGTCGAGGGCACCTGCAG TGGGCGGCACGGGTTCGTTGTGGCGATCACGGGTGTGGAGGACATCGGCAAGGGGCTCATCCGAGAAGGCACGGGATACGTCACCTTCCCCGTCAAGTACCAGTGCGTCGTCTTCAGACCCTTCAAGGGCGAAATCCTCGAGGCTGTCGTCACCATGGTGAACAAG ATGGGTTTCTTTGCGGAGGCTGGGCCGGTGCAGATCTTTGTGTCCAACCAT TTGATTCCAGATGATATGGAGTTCCAATCGGGAGATGTGCCAAACTACACAACTTCTGATGGATCG GTGAAAATTCAAAAAGAGAGTGAGGTGCGGCTGAAGATTATTGGTACTCGTGTCGATGCTACAGAGATT TTTTGCATTGGTACAATAAAGGATGACTTTCTGGGTGTTATCAGCGATCCTGGTGCAGCTGTGTAA